From the genome of bacterium:
ACGATGTCCGAAACGGAAAGAATTTTCCTGTTCCTGGTACTGATAATTCGATCCCCTTCAACCCACACCCTTATGGACACCATATCTTCGGCGTCCGAACCTGGATTCATGTTCACTTCACGCAGTGCCAGAAGAACAGCGTCACCAATGACTGTGGTCCTGGGACGTGTTTCTTCGGCAAGCAGCGCCTCGGAATAAACCTCATCCAGTCCACTTTCCTTTTTGATCCACTCTCTGGTTTGTTCCGCAGAATAATTAAAAAGTTCCGGGATGTTCACATAAAACCTCAACTGTGGATCAGATTATAGTAAGAGTCGGCTACCTGCCCCCAACAGGCCCCCTCAACTCGTCACACCTGCATCCAGAAACGTCAGGAAGTCCTGCTGGGTGACGACGCCTTCCCTGATAACGGCCTTCTTGACGCGTTCGAGGATATCGCTGGCGAGCAGTCTTTCATAGCGTACGTCCAGAACATAGGCCTTGATCCTGAAACGGGTCACCAAACGTTCCTGAAAAACGTCCTCCACTAGCACCAGGACCGGTTTTTTCAGGTAGACGTAGGGGGAAGAAGTTGCCGCCTGCCTGGCAAGGACCTTGACGCGATCGATATCCACACCCGCCGGGAGGTTGATCTTTACCACCACCATCTCGAACAGGTCGCCGCTGTTGGAGTTGGAGACCGCCATGTTGAGCACCATGGCGTTGGGAAGGGTGACAACGCTGTCATCGAAGGTGTAGATGGCCACCGACCGCAGGCCGATGTTAACTACTTCACCGTAATCCTCCCCCACTTTGATCATGTCCCCTACCCGAAAGGGCCTTTCCATGAGCAGGATGATCCCCGCGATAATGTTGCGGATCAGGTCCTGGGCCCCCAGCCCAACGGCCAGACCCACCGAAGCGGACAATGCCAGAACTGTGTTCATGGGAGGTTTGAATACATCAACGATGACAAAAGCTATCGCTCCCACCCATGTTGCCAGCCTCATAATAGGGTAGAACCCCAGGATGAGCAGGCGATACCGGCTGAACTTCCGAGCCAGGAATATTAAGACCAGGTTCAGGACGTAGAGGAAAAGGATCGTCCCAACGAGGATGATGACCATAGTGAAGATCTTGCTGGTGGTGACCAGGTTGGTCAGGTTCGAAAGGCTGTTCGGCTGCATGGTGGTTATACCTCTCAATGGAGATAGACTGGCAATAAATCCATCAATAAAGGATATTCATGGACTCAAGGGTAGCCGTTACCGGGGCGAAGAAGGCCGGATTCAGGATATAATTGTCAAGCTGGTAACCTTCCCCGATCGTTCGCTGAAAGAGATTAAGCTGCAGGAGATAACCGAGGATGAGATGGGCCTGCTGAATATCGATCATGAAGACCTCGGCGAACTCTTCCGCTTTCATGCCTCCGTGACTGATTATTTCCGCAAGACCAAAAAGGTGGCCCGGTCCAGGCTGCGCAGGAAGATAAAGTCCAGGCACCCCAACGGGGCCATGCGGAAGAGGTCGTCCTCCTTATCCCAGGTCACGGAAACCATCCAGTAATACATGGCCGCCTCGAAGTTCCCGCTGCTGGCCGCGAAAAGGTCGGAGTAAAAACGGCTCTCGCGCCCGTGTTCAGCTTTCTGCCGGGCGGCCTGCGTAAGGGTGGCCTTCTCCTTCTCCTCCTGTATCTTTGACGAGAAGACGAGGGGATATCCCGATGTACGCTGGCGGATAAGCAGGGCTTCCTTTATCTCAGCCTGCTTTTGAAAAAGGGTGTGGACCTGGTGGGTGAAGTACCGGCTGATCCCCACCAGGTAGTCCAACCGATTCCAGGGGGATTTACGGAAAGCCATGATCCACATGAAATGCTCACGGGTCTGGAGAAGGATGGTGAGAAAAAATTCCACAGTCCGCTGCCCCCCCTGTTCTCAGCACCAGGTTGTGGCCCCCCTCCACGATGAGAACTGCACGAGGCTGTTTGCGCAGATAGTTCATTAGTTCCGTCACGCTGCCAAAGTCCTTCTCTCTTTGGAACCACTCCGCAAACAGTTTAAGTATATCCTCCTCGGTGCGCAGGCGTCGGGTCATTTCCAACCGTTTGACGGTGATGGTGGAATCGCATTCGTTCTCAAGGCAGTTTAGCAGGGACATCTTGCCGCTTCCCGCCGGGCCTACCACAGCTACGCTGCACAGGAGGTCCTGCTCCCACCGCTTAACAAGCTGGCCAAGGGTCTCGAGTTCCTTATCCCGGCCCACCAGGAACTCCCTGGACTGGAGAGGACCAAGAGAAAACAGGCCGCGGTAGACTGGCGGCAAGCTCTCGATAAAAGCGTCTGCCTCGGCTGTGGACGGCAGATCGGAATACTTGAGCATGTCTTCCACCACAGCGCGGGGGACTCCCAGGAAACGAAAGACCCAGCCCTGGAGGGTTTGCCAGCGATCCTTCAGGGCCTCAGCTGAATGTACCCTTTTCCGCATCCGGAGCAGTAAGATGCCCGCCAACCTCGTGAAGACACCACCAGCAAGGGAGAAAGCGTCTTGCTGAAACAGCAGGAATCGGGCCTCGAGATTCTGGGATTTGGATACATCACTGAGAACGACAGCTTTCAGGTCATTATGGCCTTCCTCGAGACGGGGCAGAATGGACTGGAGGTTCTCCCGGACCTGGGATTCCAGTTCCGGCAAAACCTCCGCCGATCTTGAGAACAGGTTTTCCAGAAGCACATCGAGTCCGTCCAGCATCTCCTTGAGGCCGTCCGTGCCCTCTCCATTTTCCGGTGAAGCCTCCATGCCGGCGGCTCTTGCGTTCAGGTCCTTGATGGTGTTTTCCAGGTTGTACCGTATCCCTCGCCATAGGTCGGCTAACTGGGATTCCGGCCTGGCGTGGACATCGTCCCATTTCAGGACAATGGGATGCCCGGCCAGCTTGTAACGGGTCGGCAGGCAGCGGTTGGCAATTTCCTGCAAAGGGACCCGCCGTATCCGGTAGCGCCATCGGCTCCGGAGAGCCCAGAGGTAAAACCTCAACAGGCAAAGGGGAAAGAACTTTCCTCTGCAGACGTAATCAAGGAGGGATCGGCTCTCTGCCTGAGCCACGCTGCGGCCCTGAAGGGGAGCCAGGTTGAGGTCCCTTGGATTGATGCGGTAAATTATCCGGGGGAGGTCCTTCACCGATTCACCGTACCGGTCGGCAAAGATCTGCAGGAGACCGGGCATAAAACCACTATGAGGGGACAACCGGTCGAGATATTTATCTGTACGGGCCCGGACCATCACATGCAGGAACTTCAGTTGAGCCTCCACCTGGTAAGCCAGATCCCGCAGCGCCTTCTGGTCGGGGGGCCATGGGTCGCAGGTTTTCTCCAGGGCTCCCTTGATCGTCTCCCGGCATTCATCCAGACGGCTGGCCGTTTCCTCCATGACCTCGCCCACGTCCGCCAGGACCTTGGTAATGCGCTGGAGCACATCCTCCTCCGCGACCTTGAAAGCCGTGTCCAGCTCCTTGAGAAACTGGTCTACCCTCGACTGCTCATCCGCTAGTCCCAGGAAGATGTGGGCGTCGGCCCGCTGCTGGAACTTTTTTTTCAGGTTTTCAGCAGCCGTTTCGGTTTTTTTATCGCTCTTATTTTTCATCGGGGTCGCGGTCCAGGATCCTGACGTCGAAATAGGGTGCCGCTGAAAGTTCAATGGATGACACTGCCAGACTCACTCGCTCTCCACTGTCGCTGATCTCCTTGAGGATGCTCTTGAAAAGGAGGTTCTTGGTACTGCGCCGCATTTTGTAATCCACCACATACCTGACAGCGAAGGTAACCCAGTTCTCGTTGGCGGTCATGGTTACGGCAGGCTCCACACTCGCCTTATCGATGTAGTACTTGTTCACCATCTGACCCCAGTATTGGGATGCCTCCGGAATGTATCCCCCCACAACCTCCTGCGTCACCCGCTCCAGGATCCGGCCGGCTTCGAGCAGATCGCTGCCGTGTCGGATGTGGACCGTGATCTCGTCCCAGAGAAAAGGGAAGTCACTCGAGTAGTTGAAGACGGGTTCCCTGAAGACGAGACTGTTGGAAACACGAACGATACGCCCGTTGTACTGGTCCGCGTTGACCCAGTCCCCCAGTTCCATGAGCGTGGTGCGCAGGACCCCTACATCGATGACATCGCCGCGGAGCCCCCCCACCATCACCCGGTCGCAGGTCTTGAGGCTGTGGCCGAAAGAGAGGGACACCCACCCCGCAACGCTGGCGATTACCTCCTGGAGAGCGAAGGCGATCCCTGCACCTGCCACGCCCAGGGCCACGGCGAACCCCTGCAGTTTGTCGCTGAAGGCGGAGAGGGCATAGAGGATTATGATAAGGTAGGCAAAAAAGGAAACGAACTTGCGCATCCTGTAACGGGTTTCGGTTTCCTTTATCCGCCCTACCAGGATGTGCTGTAAAACCTTGACAAGGAGCATGACGACGAGTGCAACAACAGCCACCCAGACCAGAGTCTGGACCTTGGGGTGGGCCTGCCAAAGAGTGTTAAATTTTTCCAACGGTTTTCACTTTTACCAGGCGTGGGAATGATAAGACAGGTCAACGGTCTGCGATAAATTATCAAGTTAACCTATTACCAACATGGAGTCTATTGTACCCCAAATCTTAGCCAGATAGTGGTTGATCATCCACAACGAAACCTGGAATCCCGGGCGGTTTGCAGGTGGACAAGGGAAGGTGCCCAGAGCCACATTGATCTTTCCTGTCAGCAGCTGCCTTTTTTGAAATTTGAGCTGCAGGATTTGGGGACAGATCGGGGTCAGGCATTATGTCCTGTCTGCCCTGCCTGTCCCGAGCCCGTCGAGGGGAAGGGTGAGATGGGGTATTTCTGATAAGCCTTATCGGATGCGCTGCAATTTAACCCCCGATCCCAACTTTCCAATCACGGGTCTTAACTTCAAACATCAAACGTCATGCTATTCATACCCCCGCTCGCTCCATGAGATACATGGCGACGACCAGGATGATGGACAGGGGCACGATCACCACCCAGTCATTGACTTTCAGAAGCTGCGGCAAAGTCATGTCTCCAAAAAAACCTTTTTTCAGGACCCCGTCCTTCAGCCTGGGGTAAACGGCAGCCAGGAGTCCAGAGCCGATGATTATCCCGGACAGACCTCCGACAATAGCATCCAGATATCCGTTGCCCGTGGCTCCCGCGATGGTTCCCGGGCAGTACCCGAGCACGGCAAACCCCAGACCGAAGATCAACCCACCTATGGCATTTTTGCCCCAGGAACCTGACTTTGGCTTCAATTGAACCAATCCCAGGCCTTTCATCAGATGGAGACCAACCGCGCCTGTCACAACTGCGGTCAGCATGATCTTCACGACCGTGAAATCCTCCAGAAGGAGCTGGCCGATGATCACGTCATATTTGGTCACGCCGCCTTTTTGAAGGAGGAAACCGAATATGATGCCAAAGAGTAAACCCCAGAACAGTGGTAATTTATCCGTTCTCATATTTCACCTCGTCAAACCAGGACCTTGAAAATAAACAGCGCTGCCAGAACACCGCCGATAAAAAAACAGATCGCCGAGATCCAGCTCGATATCGCGAGCTGCATCGTACCGCTGATGCCGTGTCCGCTGGTGCAGCCGTCGGCCCACCGAGAGCCGAAGCCGAGGAGAATGCCTCCGAGCAGGGCAACCACGATCCGGATGAGCCGGTTGGCACCGAATGCAGCCTCCCACCGCGGGGGGATCCACTGCCACTGGAAATCACCGGAAAGCAGCGAAGAGATGAGCGCGCCGATGACCATGCCGGCGACCAGCATCCACTGCCAGTCCACAATGGGCTCGATTTCCTGATAGTAAAGTTTGGATTCCACCTTCTTGCCCCGGAACAGTTTTTCCATCATTCCGGCGGAACGGGCAAAGGAAGTGGAGCAGCCCAGAGCGTTACCGGATATGAGGAAGGTGAACCAGCTCAGGACACCGATGCCGATACCAACGACATAAGGCGACCACCTGACTTCCGTTAACCAGTTCATAAAAAAATCCTCCTGACGGTTTCTGAATTAAATTGCACTGAATCTCCAACCGTGCGGGTTCTCGCAGACGGAACAATGCCTTACGTATCCCGCAGCACCGTACCCCGTCATCCCGCCGGGGATCGATGACGGCGCAGATTTCTTTCCCGGCAAGGATGTAGGAGCTGTGGGCGATCTTTTCGAGAAAGAAATGTTTAAGCAGCATGCATAGTCTCCTCACAGATAGAAGAAATAAAACATGGGGACGACGACCGCCAGAAAAATCAGCGTCATACCCCCTCCCGCTTTTAAATAGTCGGCATTCCGGTACCCTCCCGGCGTCTTAAGCATGGCGTTGACCTGGTGTGTGGGTAAAATAAAGGAATTGGCGGCGCACACCGCCACCAGCAGCACCAGGGGCCGGGGATCAATCCCGGCGATCCGTGCCATGCTGATCACAAGAGGCGCCAGGATAACGGTGGATGCTACATTGGACATGAAGAGGGAAAAAACCGTGGACATGCCCGCAACGGCGAAAAGCAGAAGCAGGGGATGTCCTCCGTAAACGGCTCCCATGATCCCATCGGCCAGGAACGCGGCGGTGCCCGTTTTCTGCATGGCGATACCCATGGGAATGAGGCCGGCGAGGAAAAATACCACTTTCCAGTCGATGACCTGGTAAGCATCTTCCATACGCAGCACCCGGGTCAATACCATAACAATGGCTCCGGAAAGGAATGCCGTGGAAATGGGAAACCCGGCAAGGGCCAGGCCGATGGCCAGGACAAAACAGATCGTCGCGACCCACGCCTTGGACTGGTCACGTTTGTCGGCCGAAACCGGGGTTGCCAGCACAAAATCCTTGTCTGTTTTCAGTTCAATGATGTTGTCCCACAGCCCGTGCACGATGAATGTATCACCTGGGGTTATGGGCATGTCCGAAAAGTCACCCCGGATATTTTCTCCCTGATGAAACAGGACCACAGGTTCAACGGCGTAGCGTTTGCGCAGTCCAAACTTCCGAATGGTTTCGCCCACCAGGCTCGAACGCGGCGGGATGATGACCTCCGCAAAACCGGCGCTGTCAGGATCGTTCAGTTTTTCAAATTTCCCCAGCGGTTCCATATAAGACAGCCCGAAATCCGCTGCGAATTGCCGAACGTTACCTTCCTCCCCCAGCAAGGCAAGTTCATGATGAACCTCGAACCTTGTTTGCCGCCAGGGCGCATACTCCACCGTTTTTCCCTTGGAAATACCCAGTATATTGAGATGATATCGATCCCAGATACCCGTTTCTTCGGGTGTCTTGCCGACCATCGTGCTCCCCTCGGGGATTTTGTAATGCCAGGTGGAAAAAGGCAGGTTCCAGGCTTCGATCAGTCCCTTTTGTGCGGATATGCGGTCATCTGTTGATGGTGAATCAGGCAGGACATATTTACCGATAAAGAGAAAGAACGCAATGCCGGCAGCCAGCAGGACCAGGCCTACCGGAGTAACGGCGAAAAGGCCATAGGGCTCAAGACCGGCATTGCCCAGAAAATCGTTGATCAGGATGAGGGGGCCCGAGCCAACCATGGTCAGGGTGCCCCCCAGGATAGCGGCAAACCCGATGGGCATGATCAATTTTGACGCTGGTATTTTCTCCCTGCGCGAAATGCTCAACACTGCCGGCAGAAAGAGTGCCGCCGCACCGACGTTCTGAATAACGGACGACATCAATCCGACGGCCGCCGACACCAGGCCGGTAATTTTCAAACTGCTGTTCCCGGTAACATTGAGGATCGCACGGGAAAAACGATCGACAATACCGGTCTTTTCCATACCCCTTCCCATTACCATCACTGCCATCATGGCGATCACCGCGTTGCTGGAAAATCCGGACAGCGACTCCAGGGATTTCAGTATCCCCGTCCATCCCAATGCCAGCATGCAGAGGATGGCGACAACATCCATCCTGAGCACATCCAATGCCAGCAGAACGATAGTGACGCCGAGGATAGCCAGAACAATAGTGATCTCAACGGTCATGATCATTTCCATCTATATTTCGATGCACGTGGTCCTTTTACAGAATGTCCCAGTGTCTGGCCGTGTGTCAAAACAAATTGGCAAAGGTCAGTGCCTGGGGCATAGTTATCAGGTTCCAGATACCAGGCGCCAGGAACTGCCTGCCGAAGGTACTGAAGATCATGAAAATACCCCCGAACCACCCCATTACGTAACCGTGCTGTCCCCAGCCCATCATGCTCAATATCTCCTTTCTGAAGAAACCGTTATCTGACCGGTTTAAAGTGTACCAGAATACAACCCGGTGTCAGTGCACTTTGGCAAAAGATTAAACGGTGGGCTTGTCCTTGTCACGGCGTCTTGTCACGGTGACTTGTCACATCATAGCCGGCTTGTGAGGGCATCTTGTCACGGCATAGCCAAAGGCGGCGACGGAAGCCATCGGCGACGCCCCAAGGCGAAGACGGAACCTGACCCCGCGGATTGCTCCTGTGATATGATGCATGGTATCCGTGGAAGTGTGCAACGATGCTGCAGAGGTTGAAGGATAAATGAGAAAGGTAAAAGGGGAACGCGCGGTTCACCTGACCCTTTCGCTTTAAGCTTTTAGCCTGTTTCTTCTCTCCCTGATCTCCAAATTGGGCCAGGAGTGAGACCGACAAAGGGAGGCGAAAAACATGCATATCACATTTTACGGCGGTGTGAGAGAAGTGACCGGCTCCATGCATATGCTTACCACCGATTCTGACCGCATCCTTTTAGACTGCGGCATGTTTCAGGGACGACGCAAGGAGACCGAAGCCAAAAACAGGACTCTGCCTTTCGACCCCCGTATCCTGACCAACATCGTGTTGTCCCACGCACACATCGACCATTCAGGCCGGATTCCTCTGGTTACAAACCGGAATTTCAACGGCAGGGTCATCTGCACCCAAGTCACGGCCGCAGCCTGCGAGTACCTGCTCCTCGATTCGGCCCACATCCAGGAATCCGATGCCCGATATCTGAATTACAAGGCTGTCCGCTCCCTTCTCCACCAGACGAAGACTTCCGCACTGACTCATCGGGTCTCGGCAAGGGCTGCAAAAAAAATAAAGAAAATGCTGAAAAAAAACCGCAACGACTTGAACATGGATGCCATTAGCGAGCAGATGGACCGGTATAACATGGAACCTATTGCGCCCCTTTATTCCATGGAGGATGCTGAAAAATCCCTTTCCTATTTTGACGGTTATCCCTACCGCCAGGCCGTTAACATAGGAAAGAACATCCAATGCACCTTTTATGATGCCGGCCATATTCTGGGTTCGGCCATCACAATAATTGAGGCCCGGGAAAACGGGCGTTCCTACACAGTATGCTATACGGGCGACCTTGGTCGTTTCGGAAAACCGATCCTTAAAGACCCCACCCTGACGTTTCAGGACAACCGGATGGATGTGGACCTTCTCGTCATGGAGAGCACCTATGGAAACCGGTTCCACGATCCGGTTTCCAGCACGAAAAACGAACTCAAACAGGTCCTGGTCGAATCGGTGGGGCGGGGCGGCACCCTGATCATCCCGGCCTTTGCCTACGGCAGGACCCAGGAGCTGATCTACCGGCTCCACGAATTATATGACGAGGGAGAGGTTCCCCGGGTTCCCATCTACATCGACAGCCCGCTGGCAACAAAACTGACCAAGGTTTTCGGAGAGCACCCGGAAGTCTACGACCGGGAGACCCACAAGGTGTTTCTTGAGGAGGGGGAAAACCCCTTCCGGTTCTCTCAGGTCAAATTCATCTCCTCGGTTGAGGAATCCATGGCGCTGAATCGTGATGAAACACCACATATCGTGATCTCGGCCTCCGGTATGTGTGAAGGCGGGAGGATCCTGCACCATCTCCGGCACAAGATCCACAACCCGAAACATACCATCCTCATCATCGGTTTCATGGCTGAGCACACCCTGGGCCGCCGCATCCTCGAAATGGGCACCCGGGACCTGGCTTCCCAAAAATCGGGCGAGCCGCCAATGGTCAGGATCCTGGGAAAGGAGTACCCCCTGAAGGCAAGGGTGGTTGAACTTGGCGGCTTCAGCGCCCATGCCGATCAAACCGAGATGCTGCGATTCCTGAAGGAGTCCAACCTGAACATCAGGAAGATCGCCGCTGTCCACGGCGAAGAGCAGCAGACACTGGCCTTCGTCCAATTCCTGAAAGGGGAAGGGTTCAATGTCATCGCCCCGCGCGCCGGAGAAACGTTGCATATCAAATGAAGAGAGGACAGGAAAAGTCTCGGGTCGCGAGGAAATTTGTCCAATGTCCGACGGATATAGGGCATCTACCTGCTACCCCGTTATGGCATAATGCTTTAACGATTTGAAACCGGGTGGCGAGAGGTGGTCCATTACCATGGAAACGTTTCGGTCGAGACTCATCCCGGCCGTTTTATTTCTGGCCCTGGCCATATCTCAGCTTTCGGAGCCCCACCAGATATATCGAGGAGAGCCGGTTTGGCGTGCTGATCGAATATGGCCTCTCCGGATTCCGCATGGACAGGCAGTAGGAACCGTTCTCCACGGCGAAAGCGACCGACATGGGCACCTCGGCTGAAGGCTGGTTTCTCTAGGTGGTACCGACCCTCACCTGGGACGCGTCAAAAGACTTCAAAATAGGAATTGGGCTGGGTGCCGGCATCCTGTCGGTGTTCTCTTTGCGGAAAAGGGCCCCTACGAATACAGCATCGCTGACGGATCGGTGATCGTCGCTTACCGCTGGGCGCTTTAGAGGAGGGGAGGAAAGTTCCGGTCCAAGTCCTGGTCCTGGTCCAGATCTACCGCCCGGGCACCCGCCGGGCACGCGAGCGCACTCGTACACTACTTTTCCTATTACACCGGCAACCCGCCCTGTCAACGCGCCCTTGACTGTCCGCCCACAAGAGTCATAAACTTTCCCGACTTAAACAAGGGGCCTTTCACAAGGGAGTGTGCCATGGAGCGTTCGTTCACCGTTACATCTGTGCGGATATGTCTTTTCACCCTGTTAACCCTGATCATGATCCTTTCCGGCTGCGCCGGTGTCATCCAGCAGGCCTACTATGATGGCCCTCTGGGCGTGAACACCCAGGGGATGACCCCGGTGAAGGACGACGCGAAGAAGTTTGACTTTATGGTCCCCGCGGGCTGGACTGAAGTTCCCCGGGATGAGCCATTGCCGGAAAGCCTGGAACTTCCACGTGAGCGTTATTCTGCCTATGGTGGACCCGTCACCTACCGAAAAGGCGACAGCGGCTCCATGCACCTGTTCTGCCGGACTATGGAAAACACCAATTATCTCATTGAACAAACTATTTATGAGATATCCCCGTCGGCTGTGGCGGTGGATAACGGAGGTCTGCAGATCCACTCATCAGGCCGGGACCCGGTATTTTACGAGTACACCTCTTCCATTGTCGAAAAGGGTGAGAAAAAAAGGCTTACCTTTTTTGTTCGGTGAAAAGATGCTGGGAACTTTTTCCCTTAATAACTGTGACTATATCGTTTTGGCCCGCAGCTCCTCCCTGGAGAACACGGAAGAGATCAAGAGCGATTTTATCGCTGTCCTGCGTTCTCTCAAGAATTAAAAAAGCCAGATGAAAAAACAACCTCAGGTTTTCCCCCCTGATCCTGGCTCTCCTGCTCTGGACGGGATTACCTTCCCCCGCTTACGCGGTCCATATTAATCTGGAAGAGCTCGAAAAGAACGTCGCCGAGTCAGTGGAGAAGTCGCTGAGAAAACTTGGTCTTGTCGCCGAGGACGCACCGCGTACGATCCTGGATAGCATGCAGGCCAAAGCGGTGGACAGCAGCACCGGCAAGATCCTCTGGAAATACTCACCGGAGGGGTGGGCCATCACTTACTATGACCTTGTTGCAGCCTTTTCAGACTTGGTTCTGCTTCGAGAAGACGATCAGCGAGATGGCCTTACTACCCTGGCGGCCATGAATGCTGAGACCGGTAAACAGCAATGGTATGTGCAGTATATAAACAAGAAGCGGTCCTTCCAATTCCTCCCGGTCCCCGCGGCTGATACGATCCTGGTCCTGGAAATGGAGAAAAAGAAAGTGAACATGACCGCTCTCACACTCATGGGCGGTAAGGAGAGGAAAAAGCAGACGTTCAAGGTCCAGAAGGGAGGGCACCCCACACCGCCCCTGGTCACACCGCGGAATGTGTGGAGCTTCTATGGTCACGCCATGCGCCTTGACCCGGCCTCAGGAGCGGTTCTGTGGCAAAGAAAGGACATCGTACCCGACAATCTTGCCCCCCCTCCGAAGCTGGAAATGAACAAACTCTACATCATCGACAAGGAGAAAACGCTGCATTTCCTCAATCCTGAGACGGGTGAATCGATCCTCACAGCTCCTTTAGACGAAAAATCCCGATACACAAACATCTACCCTGCCGGGGACACCCTTTATCTCCGCGGCCAGGATGAGGGCGGCAGCTGGTTCCTGGCCAAACATGACCCGAAGAGCGGCCAGGCCCTATGGAAGTACAGCAGCACCCAGGCCACGGTGAGCAATCTCATAGAAGACGGCGATCGCCTTTAGTGGCCACCTCCGCGAAGGTGCTGTGCCTCGACAGCGGGACAGGCAGGGAGATCTTTGCTTCCTCTGTTACCCTCACCGGGCAGTCGTTCCCGGTAAGAATCCGAAAATACGGCAGCAAGGTGATCTACGTTGGGGAGTTGATGATCGCAGGTTTCGACGCCCAGTCAGGAAAAATTGTTTACAAGGTGGGAATGCCTCCAGTGACCCAGGAGGCTCATCTGGATGCGCTGGACAACTGGATATCCGTTTTGCAAAACCGTATCGGAAAGCTTCCCAAGGCCATCTGGTTCGGCGGTGCGGGCGGGGCAAGCGACGCCTTCAGCAGCATGTCGGCCAACTCCCGGAACCTGTCCAATAACTATTCCTACCAGGCTCGCAATTACCGCCTGAGTGCTGGCACCCCCAATAACCTGGCGGCGGAAAGTAATTCCTGGAAAGCGGCCAATCTTCAGAACCAGTCACGAATGAACAGTGCATTTGCCAGGGCAGAAGCGCAGTTAAGTTTCTTCTCCGCGATGGAGGGGCTTAAGAACGCCATGATCTCAAAGTCTGTTACCAGGGACCGTGAGGAGATCGCCAGGCTCAGCCTGATCCGAAACAAGATCCTGGGAGCCTACTCCGCATCAGAGTCAGGGGACTATGCCTGGCGGTCCCACGTGGAAGGTGACTGGATCGGCCTCAACCTGATACATCTGCCCACCGGCAGGACCACCTTCACGCCCTTTTCTCCCTTTATCAAGAATAGGGAAGACGCTCAATATAA
Proteins encoded in this window:
- a CDS encoding mechanosensitive ion channel; this translates as MQPNSLSNLTNLVTTSKIFTMVIILVGTILFLYVLNLVLIFLARKFSRYRLLILGFYPIMRLATWVGAIAFVIVDVFKPPMNTVLALSASVGLAVGLGAQDLIRNIIAGIILLMERPFRVGDMIKVGEDYGEVVNIGLRSVAIYTFDDSVVTLPNAMVLNMAVSNSNSGDLFEMVVVKINLPAGVDIDRVKVLARQAATSSPYVYLKKPVLVLVEDVFQERLVTRFRIKAYVLDVRYERLLASDILERVKKAVIREGVVTQQDFLTFLDAGVTS
- a CDS encoding ATP-binding protein; the encoded protein is MKNKSDKKTETAAENLKKKFQQRADAHIFLGLADEQSRVDQFLKELDTAFKVAEEDVLQRITKVLADVGEVMEETASRLDECRETIKGALEKTCDPWPPDQKALRDLAYQVEAQLKFLHVMVRARTDKYLDRLSPHSGFMPGLLQIFADRYGESVKDLPRIIYRINPRDLNLAPLQGRSVAQAESRSLLDYVCRGKFFPLCLLRFYLWALRSRWRYRIRRVPLQEIANRCLPTRYKLAGHPIVLKWDDVHARPESQLADLWRGIRYNLENTIKDLNARAAGMEASPENGEGTDGLKEMLDGLDVLLENLFSRSAEVLPELESQVRENLQSILPRLEEGHNDLKAVVLSDVSKSQNLEARFLLFQQDAFSLAGGVFTRLAGILLLRMRKRVHSAEALKDRWQTLQGWVFRFLGVPRAVVEDMLKYSDLPSTAEADAFIESLPPVYRGLFSLGPLQSREFLVGRDKELETLGQLVKRWEQDLLCSVAVVGPAGSGKMSLLNCLENECDSTITVKRLEMTRRLRTEEDILKLFAEWFQREKDFGSVTELMNYLRKQPRAVLIVEGGHNLVLRTGGAADCGIFSHHPSPDP
- a CDS encoding mechanosensitive ion channel, whose translation is MEKFNTLWQAHPKVQTLVWVAVVALVVMLLVKVLQHILVGRIKETETRYRMRKFVSFFAYLIIILYALSAFSDKLQGFAVALGVAGAGIAFALQEVIASVAGWVSLSFGHSLKTCDRVMVGGLRGDVIDVGVLRTTLMELGDWVNADQYNGRIVRVSNSLVFREPVFNYSSDFPFLWDEITVHIRHGSDLLEAGRILERVTQEVVGGYIPEASQYWGQMVNKYYIDKASVEPAVTMTANENWVTFAVRYVVDYKMRRSTKNLLFKSILKEISDSGERVSLAVSSIELSAAPYFDVRILDRDPDEK
- a CDS encoding YeeE/YedE thiosulfate transporter family protein yields the protein MRTDKLPLFWGLLFGIIFGFLLQKGGVTKYDVIIGQLLLEDFTVVKIMLTAVVTGAVGLHLMKGLGLVQLKPKSGSWGKNAIGGLIFGLGFAVLGYCPGTIAGATGNGYLDAIVGGLSGIIIGSGLLAAVYPRLKDGVLKKGFFGDMTLPQLLKVNDWVVIVPLSIILVVAMYLMERAGV
- a CDS encoding YeeE/YedE thiosulfate transporter family protein gives rise to the protein MNWLTEVRWSPYVVGIGIGVLSWFTFLISGNALGCSTSFARSAGMMEKLFRGKKVESKLYYQEIEPIVDWQWMLVAGMVIGALISSLLSGDFQWQWIPPRWEAAFGANRLIRIVVALLGGILLGFGSRWADGCTSGHGISGTMQLAISSWISAICFFIGGVLAALFIFKVLV
- a CDS encoding SLC13 family permease, translated to MTVEITIVLAILGVTIVLLALDVLRMDVVAILCMLALGWTGILKSLESLSGFSSNAVIAMMAVMVMGRGMEKTGIVDRFSRAILNVTGNSSLKITGLVSAAVGLMSSVIQNVGAAALFLPAVLSISRREKIPASKLIMPIGFAAILGGTLTMVGSGPLILINDFLGNAGLEPYGLFAVTPVGLVLLAAGIAFFLFIGKYVLPDSPSTDDRISAQKGLIEAWNLPFSTWHYKIPEGSTMVGKTPEETGIWDRYHLNILGISKGKTVEYAPWRQTRFEVHHELALLGEEGNVRQFAADFGLSYMEPLGKFEKLNDPDSAGFAEVIIPPRSSLVGETIRKFGLRKRYAVEPVVLFHQGENIRGDFSDMPITPGDTFIVHGLWDNIIELKTDKDFVLATPVSADKRDQSKAWVATICFVLAIGLALAGFPISTAFLSGAIVMVLTRVLRMEDAYQVIDWKVVFFLAGLIPMGIAMQKTGTAAFLADGIMGAVYGGHPLLLLFAVAGMSTVFSLFMSNVASTVILAPLVISMARIAGIDPRPLVLLVAVCAANSFILPTHQVNAMLKTPGGYRNADYLKAGGGMTLIFLAVVVPMFYFFYL